A genomic region of Lagopus muta isolate bLagMut1 chromosome 19, bLagMut1 primary, whole genome shotgun sequence contains the following coding sequences:
- the ASB6 gene encoding ankyrin repeat and SOCS box protein 6: MPFLHGFRRITLEYQPLVDEILALLALQDAERQNALESHACLGSNGSQLSAMRQVLEREAHSPFYQEGVSYTLLKVTELGLVEAAEVLLEFGADLSFEDPVTYYTPLHIAVLRNQPDMVELLARHGADINRRDRIHESSPLDLASEEPERLPCLQRLLQLGADVNAADKTGKTALLHALLHCHCSSVVDLDDITESIRLLLEGGADARATTENGDTVFTYIIFLLGDIDLASTEVAEMQNSFCIRVMQLLMAHGANPSECPSLESLTYRCLQNFTCHFPLLRFLLESGAAYNCSLHGPSCWSGFQTVFDCLCSDVSILKDSSISTEVIQMGQTLLELMMASSQTIQLPSDFEVDVNSCRYHEEKIRSLFCSVKQLEHTPQALKHLCRVFIRQRLRPWPIDVKIKALPLPDRLKWYLLIDHTAVGHEDLSLTDDSSSPHSVVTVPTEGQHITALRLLSLQ, encoded by the exons aTGCCTTTCCTGCACGGCTTCCGCAGGATCACTCTCGAGTACCAGCCCTTGGTGGATGAGATCTTGGCGTTGCTGGCGCTGCAGGATGCAGAAAGGCAGAATGCACTTGAAAG tCATGCCTGCCTGGGCAGCAATGGAAGCCAGCTCTCAGCAATGAGACAAGTCTTGGAGAGGGAAGCCCACTCCCCATTCTACCAGGAAGGTGTGAGCTATACCTTGCTGAAGGTTACTGAGCTGGGGCTTGTCGAGGCTGCAGAAGTACTCCTGGAGTTTGGTGCAGACCTCAGCTTTGAAG ACCCAGTCACCTACTACACCCCCCTGCACATTGCAGTGCTTCGCAACCAGCCTGACATGGTGGAGCTCCTGGCACGCCACGGGGCCGACATCAACCGCAGAGACCGG ATCCATGAGAGCAGTCCCCTTGATCTGGCCAGTGAGGAGCCTGAGAGGCTGCCGTGCCTCCAGCGGCTGCTTCAGCTTGGGGCCGACGTCAACGCAGCTGACAAAACTG GAAAGACAGCGCTGTTGCACGCCTTGTTGCACTGTCATTGCAGCAGTGTTGTGGATCTGGACGACATCACAGAGAGCATCCGTCTCCTGTTGGAAGGAG GTGCAGATGCCAGGGCTACCACTGAAAACGGTGACACTGTCTTCACCTACATCATCTTCCTGCTGGGTGACATAGACTTGGCGAGCACGGAGGTGGCAGAGATGCAGAATAGTTTCTGCATTCGTGTCATGCAGCTGCTCATGGCCCATGGTGCCAACCCCAGTGAGTGCCCATCCCTCGAGTCCTTGACCTACCGCTGCCTCCAGAACTTCACGTGTCACTTCCCACTGCTGCGTTTCCTGCTGGAGTCAGGTGCTGCCTACAACTGCTCCCTCCATGGTCCTTCATGTTGGTCGGGCTTTCAGACTGTCTTTGACTGCCTCTGCTCTGACGTCAGTATCCTCAAAGATAGCAGCATCTCTACAGAGGTCATCCAAATGGGTCAGACTCTGCTGGAGCTCATGATGGCCAGTTCACAAACCATCCAGCTACCCAGTGACTTTGAGGTCGACGTTAACAGCTGCAGGTACCACGAGGAAAAGATCAGGagtctgttctgctctgtgaaGCAGCTGGAGCACACCCCACAGGCACTGAAACATCTCTGCAGGGTGTTCATCCGGCAGCGCCTTAGGCCTTGGCCAATCGATGTAAAAATCAAGGCTCTGCCTCTTCCAGACAGGCTGAAGTGGTACCTCCTCATTGACCACACTGCTGTTGGGCACGAGGACCTCAGCCTGACTGATGACTCCTCATCTCCTCATTCTGTGGTCACAGTGCCTACTGAGGGTCAGCACATCACTGCTCTGCGCCTGTTGTCCCTGCAGTGA
- the NTMT1 gene encoding N-terminal Xaa-Pro-Lys N-methyltransferase 1, whose translation MTSEVVENEFEFYSKAEKYWKDVPATVDGMLGGYGHISSIDINSSRKFLQRFLRDGPNRTGTTRALDCGAGIGRITKRLLLPLFKTVDMVDVTEDFLTKAKSYLGEEGRRVRNYFCCGLQDFSPEPNSYDVIWIQWVIGHLTDNHLSDFLKRCRAGLRPNGIVVIKDNMAQEGVIMDDVDSSVCRDLDVVRKIIRRAGLHLLAEERQENFPDEIYHVYTFAMR comes from the exons ATGACGAGTGAGGTGGTGGAGAATGAGTTTGAGTTTTACTCCAAGGCAGAGAAGTACTGGAAGGATGTGCCCGCCACAGTGGACGGCATGCTGGGGGGCTACGGCCACATCTCCAGCATCGACATCAACAGCTCCAGGAAATTCCTGCAGCGCTTTCTGCGG GATGGCCCCAACCGAACTGGAACAACCCGCGCCCTGGACTGCGGGGCTGGCATCGGCCGCATCAccaagaggctgctgctgcccctctTCAAGACCGTGGACATGGTGGATGTGACCGAGGACTTCCTCACCAAGGCCAAGAGCTACCTGGGGGAGGAAGGCAGGCGGGTGCGCAACTACTTCTGCTGTGGCCTCCAGGACTTCAGCCCTGAGCCCAATTCCTACGACGTCATCTGGATCCAGTGGGTCATTG GACACCTCACTGACAACCACCTCTCTGACTTCCTGAAGCGGTGCCGTGCCGGCCTGCGGCCCAACGGCATCGTGGTCATCAAGGACAACATGGCTCAGGAGGGTGTCATCATGGACGATGTGGACAGCAGCGTCTGCAGGGACCTGGATGTGGTCCGTAAGATCATCCGCCGGGCCGGGCTGCACCTCCTGGCCGAGGAGCGCCAGGAGAACTTCCCCGATGAGATTTACCATGTCTACACCTTCGCCATGAGATGA